One genomic region from Homalodisca vitripennis isolate AUS2020 chromosome 6, UT_GWSS_2.1, whole genome shotgun sequence encodes:
- the LOC124364625 gene encoding uncharacterized protein LOC124364625 isoform X2: MSQSNLIQNLEAKGNQKFRMESVSKAHARMLKFPKLLAECRLEGSMYAACISTNQDNIKKDGCKEEFDKLRKCVVKAAAKLGTRI, encoded by the exons ATGAGCCAATCGAACCTAATCCAGAATTTGGAAGCAAAAGGAAACCAGAAGTTTAG GATGGAGTCAGTTTCTAAAGCTCACGCTCGAATGTTGAAATTTCCCAAACTGCTTGCCGAATGTAGATTGGAAGGATCAATGTACGCCGCTTGTATCTCAACTAACCAAGATAACATAAAAAAGGACGGTTGTAAGGAGGAATTTGACAAACTTAGGAAGTGCGTTGTCAAGGCTGCAGCGAAATTAGGAACGAgaatttga
- the LOC124364625 gene encoding uncharacterized protein LOC124364625 isoform X1, with amino-acid sequence MSQSNLIQNLEAKGNQKFRMESVSKAHSRMLKFPKLLVECRQEGAAYATCVSANQDNLRKDNCKQEFEKLKKCVVKAAAKLGTRI; translated from the exons ATGAGCCAATCGAACCTAATCCAGAATTTGGAAGCAAAAGGAAACCAGAAGTTTAG GATGGAGTCAGTTTCGAAAGCTCACTCACGAATGTTGAAATTTCCCAAACTTCTAGTTGAGTGTAGACAGGAAGGAGCCGCTTATGCAACTTGCGTCTCTGCCAATCAGGATAATCTGAGAAAGGACAATTGTAAACAGGAGTTTGAGAAGCTGAAGAAATGTGTAGTGAAAGCTGCTGCAAAGTTAGGAACGAGAATTTGA
- the LOC124364623 gene encoding GPI mannosyltransferase 1-like, with amino-acid sequence MLAHLGIALTARLLLISYAEIQDKVSEVQYTDIDYRVFTDAARHVMKSGSPYERYTYRYSPLIAYLLIPNLVFHPAWGKFVFSVLDIVVAVLIKQIVKLHYKSVTESCAEKCALVWLYNPLAIVISTRGNGDSLAAVLVVLTLLLLKKENYLLAGAVHGLAIHTRLYPIAFSLAMYTSIPLFSSEKNRSGLWRIVSYFMPNYNRVKLVVGCLLTLSSLTYVFYKLYGYQYVDESVLFHLRRHDIRHNFSVYFYHQYLSTATSMYQRLLTVTPQLALLLTLSLLYGSPRDLLFCTMCQAVVLVAYNSVLTCQYFVWFLSLLPLCLPDLKLSRPQCVTLGCLWLVAQLAWLLPAYWLEFRGRNTFLYVWLQGIAFFCANMAVLARLIRAYRPRAKLQ; translated from the coding sequence ATGTTGGCTCATCTTGGAATTGCACTAACAGCTCGTCTTTTACTAATAAGTTATGCTGAAATACAAGACAAAGTGTCAGAAGTCCAGTACACTGACATTGACTATCGAGTGTTTACAGACGCAGCTCGACATGTGATGAAAAGTGGTTCACCATACGAAAGATACACGTACAGATATTCCCCTCTAATAGCATATTTATTAATaccaaatttagtttttcaccCCGCTTGGGGGAAATTTGTGTTCTCTGTTCTTGACATTGTCGTTGCAGTTTTGATTAAACAAATAGTAAAGCTCCATTACAAGTCTGTGACAGAAAGTTGTGCTGAGAAATGTGCTTTAGTTTGGTTGTACAACCCGTTAGCTATAGTGATCTCAACCCGAGGTAACGGGGACTCGTTAGCTGCAGTTCTAGTAGTGCTGACTTTGTTGCTCCTGAAGAAAGAGAACTACCTGTTAGCGGGAGCAGTTCACGGGTTGGCGATCCACACACGTTTGTATCCCATTGCGTTCAGTCTCGCAATGTATACGTCTATACCGTTATTTTCTTCTGAGAAGAACAGATCCGGATTGTGGAGAATCGTCAGCTATTTTATGCCCAACTATAACAGAGTAAAGTTAGTGGTGGGTTGCCTGCTGACGTTGTCCAGTCTCACTTACGTGTTCTACAAACTGTACGGCTATCAGTACGTGGACGAGAGCGTCCTGTTTCACCTGAGACGTCACGACATCAGACACAATTTCTCCGTGTACTTCTACCACCAGTACTTGTCGACAGCAACGAGTATGTACCAGCGGCTGCTGACTGTGACACCACAGCTGGCACTGCTACTCACTCTGTCTCTCCTGTACGGCTCGCCCAGAGATCTGCTGTTCTGTACTATGTGTCAAGCCGTGGTGCTGGTGGCCTACAACTCGGTACTCACGTGTCAGTACTTTGTCTGGTTCCTGTCCCTACTGCCACTGTGTCTGCCAGACTTGAAGCTGTCCAGGCCACAATGTGTCACCCTTGGTTGTCTGTGGCTCGTGGCTCAGCTGGCTTGGCTCCTACCGGCTTACTGGCTCGAGTTTAGGGGCAGGAACACCTTCCTGTACGTGTGGCTTCAGGGCATTGCTTTCTTCTGTGCCAACATGGCCGTCTTGGCTCGGCTAATACGGGCGTACAGACCTAGAGCGAAACTGCAATGA
- the LOC124364624 gene encoding GPI mannosyltransferase 1-like — MWTHLGVALIARLLLIYSEVQDKVSEVQYTDIDYRVFTDAARHVLQSDSPFDRYTYRYSPLIAYLLVPNLVVHPAWGKFLFCFLDVIVGVLIKQIVKLHYKSVTESCAEKCALVWLYNPLAIVISTRGNGDSLAAVLVVLTLLLLKKENYLLAGAVHGLAIHTRLYPIAFSLAMYTSIPLLSSEKNRSGLWRIVSYFMPNFNRVKLVVGCLLTLSSLTYVFYKLYGYQYVDESVLFHLRRHDIRHNFSVYFYHQYLSTATSMYQRLLTVTPQLALLLTLSLLYGSPRDLLFCTMCQAVVLVAYNSVLTCQYFVWFLSLLPLCLPDLKLSRPQCVTLGCLWLVAQLAWLLPAYWLEFRGRNTFLYVWLQGIAFFCANMAVLARLIHAYRPRVKLQ, encoded by the coding sequence ATGTGGACTCATTTAGGAGTCGCTTTAATAGCTCGACTCCTGCTAATTTATTCAGAAGTACAGGATAAAGTGTCAGAAGTCCAGTACACTGACATTGACTACAGGGTTTTTACAGATGCAGCTCGACATGTGCTTCAAAGTGACTCACCATTTGATAGGTACACGTACAGATATTCTCCCCTAATAGCGTACCTTTTGGTACCAAATTTGGTGGTACATCCTGCTTGGggaaaatttctattttgtttcCTTGATGTAATTGTTGGTGTGTTGATTAAACAAATAGTAAAGCTCCATTACAAGTCTGTGACAGAAAGTTGTGCTGAGAAATGTGCTTTAGTTTGGTTGTACAACCCGTTAGCTATAGTGATCTCAACCCGAGGTAACGGGGACTCGTTAGCTGCAGTTCTGGTAGTGCTGACTTTGTTGCTCCTGAAGAAAGAGAACTACCTGTTAGCGGGAGCAGTTCACGGTTTGGCGATCCACACACGTTTGTATCCCATTGCGTTCAGTCTCGCAATGTACACGTCTATACCGTTACTTTCTTCTGAGAAGAACAGATCCGGATTGTGGAGAATCGTCAGCTATTTTATGCCCAACTTTAACAGAGTAAAGTTAGTGGTGGGTTGCCTGCTGACGTTGTCCAGTCTCACTTACGTGTTCTACAAACTGTACGGCTATCAGTACGTGGACGAGAGCGTCCTGTTTCACCTGAGACGTCACGACATCAGACACAATTTCTCCGTGTACTTCTACCACCAGTACTTGTCGACAGCGACGAGTATGTACCAGCGGCTGCTGACTGTGACACCACAGCTGGCACTGCTACTCACTCTGTCTCTCCTGTACGGCTCGCCCAGAGATCTGCTGTTCTGTACTATGTGTCAAGCCGTGGTGCTGGTGGCCTACAACTCGGTACTCACGTGTCAGTACTTTGTCTGGTTCCTGTCCCTACTGCCACTGTGTCTGCCAGACTTGAAGCTGTCCAGGCCACAATGTGTCACCCTTGGTTGTCTGTGGCTCGTGGCTCAGCTGGCTTGGCTCCTACCTGCTTACTGGCTCGAGTTTAGGGGCAGGAACACCTTCCTGTATGTGTGGCTTCAGGGCATTGCTTTCTTCTGTGCCAACATGGCTGTCTTGGCTCGGCTCATACATGCGTACAGACCTAGAGTGAAACTGCAGTAA